In a genomic window of Helianthus annuus cultivar XRQ/B chromosome 10, HanXRQr2.0-SUNRISE, whole genome shotgun sequence:
- the LOC110881054 gene encoding uncharacterized protein LOC110881054: MNFMSVNIRGVGNEDKIRWIRRLISVHKISFLCIQETQFSDSSKINYRSIWNSELYERDVVDASGRSGGLLCMWNKERFHHLSSVKSRLYLVIRGKIKGCDKDWFVVNVHGPRNPSSRKVIWQELLALKEANAGIWFFIGDFNAVRWPEERLNSMFDPICAAAFNDFVNNAELFEFAMKGTKFTFCKSNSRKMSKIDRCFVNQDFINCWSDSCFSALPRYLSDHSPIILISDPLDYGPIPFCFFNSWLDEPELETVVAVTVMSFSFDGPPDVVLAEKLKRFKEAIKIWAKAKKVKGIESFDETLAKLKELDDIMEERPLVEEEEWTRSECLKDLENMELKITKDLHKKSRSKWASHGDENSSYFHRIIKHRATSNKIHGL, translated from the coding sequence ATGAATTTTATGTCGGTAAATATTCGAGGTGTGGGAAATGAGGATAAGATTAGATGGATTCGAAGGCTGATTTCTGTTCATAAGATCTCGTTTTTATGCATTCAAGAGACCCAATTTTCTGATAGCTCTAAAATAAATTATCGGTCTATTTGGAACTCTGAGTTATATGAGCGGGATGTTGTGGATGCTTCAGGAAGGTCAGGGGGATTGCTTTGTATGTGGAATAAGGAGCGCTTTCATCACTTATCTTCGGTTAAAAGCAGATTGTATCTAGTGATTCGGGGGAAAATCAAAGGGTGCGATAAAGATTGGTTTGTGGTAAACGTTCATGGTCCGCGAAATCCGTCATCCAGAAAGGTTATTTGGCAGGAATTACTGGCTCTTAAAGAGGCGAATGCAGGTATTTGGTTCTTCATCGGTGATTTCAATGCGGTGCGTTGGCCGGAGGAACGTCTAAATTCGATGTTTGATCCGATTTGTGCGGCAGCTTTCAACGACTTTGTCAATAATGCAGAGTTGTTTGAATTTGCAATGAAAGGGACAAAGTTCACCTTTTGCAAGAGTAATAGTAGGAAGATGAGCAAAATCGATCGATGCTTTGTGAACCAAGATTTCATCAATTGTTGGTCGGACTCCTGTTTCTCTGCTTTGCCTCGATATCTTTCCGACCACTCGCCTATAATTCTTATTTCTGATCCCCTAGATTATGGCCCCATCCCTTTCTGCTTTTTCAATTCCTGGCTCGACGAACCGGAATTAGAAACAGTTGTGGCTGTAACTGTCATGTCATTTTCTTTTGATGGTCCTCCGGATGTGGTTTTAGCGGAAAAACTGAAGAGGTTTAAAGAGGCGATTAAAATATGGGCTAAGGCCAAGAAGGTGAAAGGCATCGAAAGTTTTGATGAAACTCTAGCTAAATTAAAGGAATTGGATGATATAATGGAGGAAAGACCTCTTGTTGAAGAGGAAGAATGGACCAGGAGTGAATGTTTGAAGGATTTAGAAAATATGGAATTAAAGATTACCAAGGACCTGCATAAAAAATCCAGGTCCAAGTGGGCTTCTCACGGGGACGAGAACTCGTCTTATTTCCACAGAATCATCAAACATAGAGCTACATCTAATAAAATTCACGGGTTGTAG
- the LOC110881053 gene encoding ribosome biogenesis protein 15-like, whose translation MERDRRKRPEQGRPEQLISEELRRRKEEEQAKIYNQEEWQTNNGRRSRRKGLMNHKDWREKLPTTSVFVSNLPENISEASLYRKFSSYGDLVSVYVAKKRDCQKNIFGFLRFVKVSDEDSLVDSMSHVTFEGVKVEVNIAK comes from the coding sequence ATGGAGAGAGACAGGAGGAAAAGACCGGAGCAAGGCAGACCAGAACAACTTATTTCGGAGGAACTAAGAAGGAGAAAAGAAGAGGAGCAGGCCAAGATTTACAATCAGGAGGAGTGGCAAACAAACAATGGTAGAAGATCGAGAAGAAAAGGGTTGATGAATCATAAAGATTGGAGAGAGAAGTTGCCTACAACATCCGTGTTTGTATCAAACTTACCGGAAAATATTAGCGAAGCTTCACTATACAGGAAATTCAGTTCGTACGGGGATTTAGTCAGCGTGTACGTTGCAAAGAAAAGGGACTGCcagaaaaatatttttggcttTCTCAGATTTGTAAAGGTCAGTGATGAGGATTCTCTGGTGGACAGCATGAGTCATGTCACGTTCGAAGGGGTGAAGGTCGAAGTGAATATCGCCAAATAG